One segment of Candidatus Niyogibacteria bacterium CG10_big_fil_rev_8_21_14_0_10_46_36 DNA contains the following:
- a CDS encoding prepilin peptidase has protein sequence MTFFAFLFGLIFGSFANVILLRLNTGESLVRRGSRCFSCGKPIRWFDLIPLLSFFALKGKCRDCKSRISWQYPLVEFGSGLLFLLVFLYIHPPFFISFGLFLYILCVTVAWFFLWIAALYDIRHMILPDVLLAVAFAFGVGGFALGCQFANAGCSLESIAYQLGVAVLGFLFFFFLWLVSRGRWMGLGDAKFVIAIAPLLSPYMLLLALMLSFLFGTVISVVLLAFQRAGFKTQVPFGPFLFAGAFVSFLAGSNILAWYIGLFS, from the coding sequence CGGATTGATATTCGGCAGTTTTGCAAACGTCATACTATTACGCTTAAACACCGGAGAGTCCCTGGTACGAAGGGGCTCCCGGTGTTTTTCGTGCGGAAAACCCATCCGTTGGTTCGATCTTATCCCGCTTCTTTCGTTTTTTGCACTCAAGGGAAAGTGCCGTGACTGTAAAAGCCGTATTTCTTGGCAATACCCGCTCGTAGAATTCGGGAGCGGGCTTCTTTTTTTGCTCGTTTTTTTGTATATTCATCCTCCCTTTTTTATATCGTTTGGCCTCTTTTTATATATACTATGCGTTACTGTTGCCTGGTTCTTTTTATGGATTGCCGCCCTATACGATATCCGGCACATGATATTGCCTGATGTGTTGCTTGCGGTTGCGTTTGCGTTCGGGGTAGGCGGGTTTGCATTAGGGTGCCAGTTCGCAAACGCCGGGTGCTCTCTGGAAAGCATCGCGTATCAACTGGGCGTTGCTGTGCTTGGGTTTTTGTTTTTCTTTTTTTTATGGCTCGTTTCCCGCGGGAGATGGATGGGGTTGGGAGATGCAAAGTTTGTCATTGCAATTGCCCCGCTTCTTTCCCCGTATATGCTGCTATTGGCGCTTATGCTCTCGTTTCTTTTCGGCACGGTGATAAGCGTAGTGCTTTTGGCATTTCAGAGAGCGGGGTTTAAGACCCAGGTGCCATTCGGGCCGTTTTTATTTGCGGGGGCGTTCGTGAGTTTTCTTGCAGGAAGCAACATTCTCGCGTGGTATATAGGCCTCTTTTCATGA